A single genomic interval of Salvelinus namaycush isolate Seneca chromosome 41, SaNama_1.0, whole genome shotgun sequence harbors:
- the LOC120034476 gene encoding ataxin-7-like protein 3 isoform X3, which yields MKMEDMSLSGLDNTKLEALAQDIYSDLVEDACLGLCFEVHRAVKQGYFFLDDTDQESMKDFEIVDQPGVDIFGQVYNQWKNKECVCPNCNRSIAASRFAPHLEKCLGMGRNSSRIANRRIASSNNMNNKSESDQEDNDDVNDNDWSYGSEKKAKKRKSDKVFLHSLKQHVPLNPNSPRRSKSVKHKNGELSNSVNADPYKYNYNTGINYETLGPDELRSLLTTQCGVISEHTKKMCTRSSLPDADTMVESDCYDASDGQVLMSRLQWDGSSDISPSDSASSKASTNNSDSKKPKKKKSLGLNSTGGGGGGGGGGSGSGGGSSSQSSLVGLSNRKKKPKLPVPPAPSIYDNLN from the exons ATGAAAATGGAGGATATGTCTCTGTCGGGCCTGGACAACACCAAGCTAGAG GCCTTGGCTCAGGACATCTACTCGGACCTGGTGGAGGACGCCTGTTTGGGCCTGTGTTTCGAGGTGCATCGTGCTGTCAAACAGGGCTACTTCTTCCTGGATGACACTGACCAAGAAAGCATGAAGGACTTCG AAATCGTTGACCAACCAGGAGTGGACATTTTCGGGCAAGTGTACAATCAGTGGAAAAAcaaggagtgtgtgtgtcccaACTGCAACCGGAGCATTGCTGCGTCCCGCTTTGCCCCTCATCTGGAGAAATGCTTGGGCATGGGGCGCAACAGCAGCCGCATCGCCAACCGCAG AATAGCAAGCAGTAACAACATGAACAACAAATCAGAGAGTGATCAGGAAGACAATGATGACGTCAATGACAATGACTGGTCGTATGGCTCAGAAAAAAAAG CTAAGAAGAGAAAGTCAGATAAGGTATTTTTACATTCTTTGAAACAACATGTACCTTTG AATCCAAATTCACCCAGAAGATCAAAATCTGTAAAGCATAAAAATG GGGAGCTTAGTAATAGTGTCAATGCAGATCCATACAAG tACAACTATAACACTGGCATCAATTACGAAACTTTAGGCCCTGACGAACTGAGGTCTCTGTTGACAACA CAATGTGGAGTGATCTCGGAGCACACCAAGAAGATGTGCACCAG GTCGTCTCTGCCCGATGCAGACACAATGGTGGAGAGTGACTGCTACGACGCCTCAGACGGACAGGTTCTCATGAGTCGCCTACAGTGGGACGGATCCTCAGACATCTCCCCCTCCGATTCAGCCTCCTCCAAAGCCA GCACCAACAACTCAGACTCTAAGAAGCCCAAGAAGAAGAAGTCTCTTGGCCTAAACagcacaggaggaggaggaggaggaggaggaggcggcaGTGGGAGTGGAGGGGGAAGTAGCTCCCAGAGTAGTCTAGTAGGCCTATCCAACAGAAAGAAGAAGCCCAAACTTCCTGTTCCCCCTGCCCCCAGTATCTATGACAACCTAAACTAG
- the LOC120034476 gene encoding ataxin-7-like protein 3 isoform X2, with protein sequence MKMEDMSLSGLDNTKLEALAQDIYSDLVEDACLGLCFEVHRAVKQGYFFLDDTDQESMKDFEIVDQPGVDIFGQVYNQWKNKECVCPNCNRSIAASRFAPHLEKCLGMGRNSSRIANRRIASSNNMNNKSESDQEDNDDVNDNDWSYGSEKKAKKRKSDKNPNSPRRSKSVKHKNGELSNSVNADPYKYNYNTGINYETLGPDELRSLLTTQCGVISEHTKKMCTRSQRCPQHTDEQRRAVRVFLLGPSASSLPDADTMVESDCYDASDGQVLMSRLQWDGSSDISPSDSASSKASTNNSDSKKPKKKKSLGLNSTGGGGGGGGGGSGSGGGSSSQSSLVGLSNRKKKPKLPVPPAPSIYDNLN encoded by the exons ATGAAAATGGAGGATATGTCTCTGTCGGGCCTGGACAACACCAAGCTAGAG GCCTTGGCTCAGGACATCTACTCGGACCTGGTGGAGGACGCCTGTTTGGGCCTGTGTTTCGAGGTGCATCGTGCTGTCAAACAGGGCTACTTCTTCCTGGATGACACTGACCAAGAAAGCATGAAGGACTTCG AAATCGTTGACCAACCAGGAGTGGACATTTTCGGGCAAGTGTACAATCAGTGGAAAAAcaaggagtgtgtgtgtcccaACTGCAACCGGAGCATTGCTGCGTCCCGCTTTGCCCCTCATCTGGAGAAATGCTTGGGCATGGGGCGCAACAGCAGCCGCATCGCCAACCGCAG AATAGCAAGCAGTAACAACATGAACAACAAATCAGAGAGTGATCAGGAAGACAATGATGACGTCAATGACAATGACTGGTCGTATGGCTCAGAAAAAAAAG CTAAGAAGAGAAAGTCAGATAAG AATCCAAATTCACCCAGAAGATCAAAATCTGTAAAGCATAAAAATG GGGAGCTTAGTAATAGTGTCAATGCAGATCCATACAAG tACAACTATAACACTGGCATCAATTACGAAACTTTAGGCCCTGACGAACTGAGGTCTCTGTTGACAACA CAATGTGGAGTGATCTCGGAGCACACCAAGAAGATGTGCACCAG GTCCCAGCGGTGCCCCCAGCACACGGACGAACAGAGGAGGGCCGTCAGGGTGTTCCTCCTGGGGCCGTCCGC GTCGTCTCTGCCCGATGCAGACACAATGGTGGAGAGTGACTGCTACGACGCCTCAGACGGACAGGTTCTCATGAGTCGCCTACAGTGGGACGGATCCTCAGACATCTCCCCCTCCGATTCAGCCTCCTCCAAAGCCA GCACCAACAACTCAGACTCTAAGAAGCCCAAGAAGAAGAAGTCTCTTGGCCTAAACagcacaggaggaggaggaggaggaggaggaggcggcaGTGGGAGTGGAGGGGGAAGTAGCTCCCAGAGTAGTCTAGTAGGCCTATCCAACAGAAAGAAGAAGCCCAAACTTCCTGTTCCCCCTGCCCCCAGTATCTATGACAACCTAAACTAG
- the LOC120034476 gene encoding ataxin-7-like protein 3 isoform X1, whose protein sequence is MKMEDMSLSGLDNTKLEALAQDIYSDLVEDACLGLCFEVHRAVKQGYFFLDDTDQESMKDFEIVDQPGVDIFGQVYNQWKNKECVCPNCNRSIAASRFAPHLEKCLGMGRNSSRIANRRIASSNNMNNKSESDQEDNDDVNDNDWSYGSEKKAKKRKSDKVFLHSLKQHVPLNPNSPRRSKSVKHKNGELSNSVNADPYKYNYNTGINYETLGPDELRSLLTTQCGVISEHTKKMCTRSQRCPQHTDEQRRAVRVFLLGPSASSLPDADTMVESDCYDASDGQVLMSRLQWDGSSDISPSDSASSKASTNNSDSKKPKKKKSLGLNSTGGGGGGGGGGSGSGGGSSSQSSLVGLSNRKKKPKLPVPPAPSIYDNLN, encoded by the exons ATGAAAATGGAGGATATGTCTCTGTCGGGCCTGGACAACACCAAGCTAGAG GCCTTGGCTCAGGACATCTACTCGGACCTGGTGGAGGACGCCTGTTTGGGCCTGTGTTTCGAGGTGCATCGTGCTGTCAAACAGGGCTACTTCTTCCTGGATGACACTGACCAAGAAAGCATGAAGGACTTCG AAATCGTTGACCAACCAGGAGTGGACATTTTCGGGCAAGTGTACAATCAGTGGAAAAAcaaggagtgtgtgtgtcccaACTGCAACCGGAGCATTGCTGCGTCCCGCTTTGCCCCTCATCTGGAGAAATGCTTGGGCATGGGGCGCAACAGCAGCCGCATCGCCAACCGCAG AATAGCAAGCAGTAACAACATGAACAACAAATCAGAGAGTGATCAGGAAGACAATGATGACGTCAATGACAATGACTGGTCGTATGGCTCAGAAAAAAAAG CTAAGAAGAGAAAGTCAGATAAGGTATTTTTACATTCTTTGAAACAACATGTACCTTTG AATCCAAATTCACCCAGAAGATCAAAATCTGTAAAGCATAAAAATG GGGAGCTTAGTAATAGTGTCAATGCAGATCCATACAAG tACAACTATAACACTGGCATCAATTACGAAACTTTAGGCCCTGACGAACTGAGGTCTCTGTTGACAACA CAATGTGGAGTGATCTCGGAGCACACCAAGAAGATGTGCACCAG GTCCCAGCGGTGCCCCCAGCACACGGACGAACAGAGGAGGGCCGTCAGGGTGTTCCTCCTGGGGCCGTCCGC GTCGTCTCTGCCCGATGCAGACACAATGGTGGAGAGTGACTGCTACGACGCCTCAGACGGACAGGTTCTCATGAGTCGCCTACAGTGGGACGGATCCTCAGACATCTCCCCCTCCGATTCAGCCTCCTCCAAAGCCA GCACCAACAACTCAGACTCTAAGAAGCCCAAGAAGAAGAAGTCTCTTGGCCTAAACagcacaggaggaggaggaggaggaggaggaggcggcaGTGGGAGTGGAGGGGGAAGTAGCTCCCAGAGTAGTCTAGTAGGCCTATCCAACAGAAAGAAGAAGCCCAAACTTCCTGTTCCCCCTGCCCCCAGTATCTATGACAACCTAAACTAG
- the LOC120034476 gene encoding ataxin-7-like protein 3 isoform X4, whose amino-acid sequence MKMEDMSLSGLDNTKLEALAQDIYSDLVEDACLGLCFEVHRAVKQGYFFLDDTDQESMKDFEIVDQPGVDIFGQVYNQWKNKECVCPNCNRSIAASRFAPHLEKCLGMGRNSSRIANRRIASSNNMNNKSESDQEDNDDVNDNDWSYGSEKKAKKRKSDKNPNSPRRSKSVKHKNVLLGPKPCCRSGSSVRAVER is encoded by the exons ATGAAAATGGAGGATATGTCTCTGTCGGGCCTGGACAACACCAAGCTAGAG GCCTTGGCTCAGGACATCTACTCGGACCTGGTGGAGGACGCCTGTTTGGGCCTGTGTTTCGAGGTGCATCGTGCTGTCAAACAGGGCTACTTCTTCCTGGATGACACTGACCAAGAAAGCATGAAGGACTTCG AAATCGTTGACCAACCAGGAGTGGACATTTTCGGGCAAGTGTACAATCAGTGGAAAAAcaaggagtgtgtgtgtcccaACTGCAACCGGAGCATTGCTGCGTCCCGCTTTGCCCCTCATCTGGAGAAATGCTTGGGCATGGGGCGCAACAGCAGCCGCATCGCCAACCGCAG AATAGCAAGCAGTAACAACATGAACAACAAATCAGAGAGTGATCAGGAAGACAATGATGACGTCAATGACAATGACTGGTCGTATGGCTCAGAAAAAAAAG CTAAGAAGAGAAAGTCAGATAAG AATCCAAATTCACCCAGAAGATCAAAATCTGTAAAGCATAAAAATG TATTGCTGGGGCCAAAGCCTTGTTGCAGATCAGGAAGCTCCGTGCGTGCCGTTGAGAGATGA
- the LOC120034476 gene encoding ataxin-7-like protein 3 isoform X5 produces the protein MKMEDMSLSGLDNTKLEALAQDIYSDLVEDACLGLCFEVHRAVKQGYFFLDDTDQESMKDFEIVDQPGVDIFGQVYNQWKNKECVCPNCNRSIAASRFAPHLEKCLGMGRNSSRIANRRIASSNNMNNKSESDQEDNDDVNDNDWSYGSEKKAKKRKSDKNPNSPRRSKSVKHKNVLE, from the exons ATGAAAATGGAGGATATGTCTCTGTCGGGCCTGGACAACACCAAGCTAGAG GCCTTGGCTCAGGACATCTACTCGGACCTGGTGGAGGACGCCTGTTTGGGCCTGTGTTTCGAGGTGCATCGTGCTGTCAAACAGGGCTACTTCTTCCTGGATGACACTGACCAAGAAAGCATGAAGGACTTCG AAATCGTTGACCAACCAGGAGTGGACATTTTCGGGCAAGTGTACAATCAGTGGAAAAAcaaggagtgtgtgtgtcccaACTGCAACCGGAGCATTGCTGCGTCCCGCTTTGCCCCTCATCTGGAGAAATGCTTGGGCATGGGGCGCAACAGCAGCCGCATCGCCAACCGCAG AATAGCAAGCAGTAACAACATGAACAACAAATCAGAGAGTGATCAGGAAGACAATGATGACGTCAATGACAATGACTGGTCGTATGGCTCAGAAAAAAAAG CTAAGAAGAGAAAGTCAGATAAG AATCCAAATTCACCCAGAAGATCAAAATCTGTAAAGCATAAAAATG TTTTAGAGTAG
- the LOC120034476 gene encoding ataxin-7-like protein 3 isoform X6, whose protein sequence is MKMEDMSLSGLDNTKLEALAQDIYSDLVEDACLGLCFEVHRAVKQGYFFLDDTDQESMKDFEIVDQPGVDIFGQVYNQWKNKECVCPNCNRSIAASRFAPHLEKCLGMGRNSSRIANRRIASSNNMNNKSESDQEDNDDVNDNDWSYGSEKKAKKRKSDKNPNSPRRSKSVKHKNE, encoded by the exons ATGAAAATGGAGGATATGTCTCTGTCGGGCCTGGACAACACCAAGCTAGAG GCCTTGGCTCAGGACATCTACTCGGACCTGGTGGAGGACGCCTGTTTGGGCCTGTGTTTCGAGGTGCATCGTGCTGTCAAACAGGGCTACTTCTTCCTGGATGACACTGACCAAGAAAGCATGAAGGACTTCG AAATCGTTGACCAACCAGGAGTGGACATTTTCGGGCAAGTGTACAATCAGTGGAAAAAcaaggagtgtgtgtgtcccaACTGCAACCGGAGCATTGCTGCGTCCCGCTTTGCCCCTCATCTGGAGAAATGCTTGGGCATGGGGCGCAACAGCAGCCGCATCGCCAACCGCAG AATAGCAAGCAGTAACAACATGAACAACAAATCAGAGAGTGATCAGGAAGACAATGATGACGTCAATGACAATGACTGGTCGTATGGCTCAGAAAAAAAAG CTAAGAAGAGAAAGTCAGATAAG AATCCAAATTCACCCAGAAGATCAAAATCTGTAAAGCATAAAAATG AGTAG